CACGGCCACGCGGATCCCCTCCGGGGTGGAGGAGCGGAGGCGGAGGGCGTAGGGGCCGTCGGTGTGACAGTGCGCATTGTTCAGGAGTTCCCCCGCGAGGAGTTCGGCGGTGGGGGTGAGTTCCCCGAGCCCGTACGTTTCGAGTACCGCGCGGAGGGTGGCACGGCCGATTCCCGGCGCGCGGGGATCGTGGGGGAGTTGGAGGGTGTAGGTCCAGGGCGGCGATACGGTTGCGTTCATGGAAGTCTCCGTTGGGAGCGGGTAGTTGCCGGGTGGGCCCAGTGACGTTGTCGCTCCGTCGAGCGGGGTTCTTCTGGGTGGTGGCGCCACTCACAAGGTAGCGACGTCTAGTTAAGGCGTTAACCGAAACCTGATAAAGCCCTGCACAACCACTCGTGTGAGTGATGGGACATGAGGAGAGGCGAACGCGCCCGTGAGAACCAACCCGACGGGACGTCAACTGCGGCTGGGCAGCGAGCTGCGTAAGCTCCGCGAACGCGCCGGCCTGACGTCGACGGAGGCCGGGAAACTCCTCGGCGTCAAGCAGAACCAGATCAGCAACATAGAGTCCGGGCGGCTCGGCGTGAGCCCGGCACGGGTGCGCGCGCTGGCCTGCCATTACGACTGCTCCGACAAGCCCCTCATCGACGCGCTGACCGGCATGACCGGTGAACGCACGCGCGGATGGTGGGAGGACTACCGCGAAATACTGTCCGCAGGGCTGCTGGACCTCGCCGAGATCGAACACCACGCCACATCGCTGCGCACCGCGGTGACGGTGCACATCCCCGGCCTCTTCCAGACCACGGACTACGCCCGCGAGATCTTCCGCCAGGGCGTTCCCGAGCTGTCACCGCCGGACATCGAACACCGGATCTCGTACCGCATCAAGCGGCAGGCCGTGCTCTTCAGAGAGCCCCCGACACCCCACCAGGCAATCGTCCACGAGGCGGCCCTGCGCATGCAGTTCGGCGGCC
The sequence above is a segment of the Streptomyces sp. Je 1-369 genome. Coding sequences within it:
- a CDS encoding ATP-binding protein translates to MNATVSPPWTYTLQLPHDPRAPGIGRATLRAVLETYGLGELTPTAELLAGELLNNAHCHTDGPYALRLRSSTPEGIRVAVWDSNPEIPPGFGEDGRDDDCRPPETAEGGRGLHIVRACADSWGSYSLGTGHVGKLLWAEVTPGSGR
- a CDS encoding helix-turn-helix domain-containing protein; protein product: MRTNPTGRQLRLGSELRKLRERAGLTSTEAGKLLGVKQNQISNIESGRLGVSPARVRALACHYDCSDKPLIDALTGMTGERTRGWWEDYREILSAGLLDLAEIEHHATSLRTAVTVHIPGLFQTTDYAREIFRQGVPELSPPDIEHRISYRIKRQAVLFREPPTPHQAIVHEAALRMQFGGPTVTRAQLKHLIDMSEREHITIHVIPFTAGTFPGSGQSIYYSAGPVPQLDTVNLDQSHGPVFLDAEAQLDKYRILLDRMEATALSPMKSRDFIHNIIQDL